From a region of the Zingiber officinale cultivar Zhangliang chromosome 4B, Zo_v1.1, whole genome shotgun sequence genome:
- the LOC121975226 gene encoding splicing factor U2af small subunit B-like — MAEHLASIFGTEKDRVNCPFYFKIGACRHGDRCSRLHNRPTISPTLLLSNMYHRPDMITPGVDAQGQPIDPEKIQEHFEDFYEDIFEELNKFGELESLNVCDNLADHMIGNVYVQYREEDQAAAAMRALQGRFYSGRPIIIDFSPVTDFREATCRQFEENSCNRGGYCNFMHVKQIGRELRRKLFGRYRRTGMRRSRSRSHSPSPYHKKSSRDYDRGDNRVRGDYRDRGDYYDGGRSGDRHGSHEKDGGRRRHGSPRRTKSPVREGSEERRAKIERWNREREQKQG, encoded by the coding sequence ATGGCGGAACACTTGGCTTCTATCTTTGGCACAGAAAAGGACAGGGTGAACTGCCCATTTTACTTCAAGATTGGAGCTTGCCGGCATGGGGATAGGTGCTCACGGCTCCACAACCGCCCCACTATATCCCCAACCTTGCTGCTTTCCAATATGTATCACCGACCTGACATGATCACTCCAGGTGTTGATGCTCAGGGGCAGCCAATTGATCCTGAAAAGATCCAAGAGCACTTTGAGGATTTTTATGAGGACATTTTTGAGGAGCTTAATAAGTTCGGTGAGCTCGAGAGCCTTAACGTATGTGACAACCTTGCTGACCATATGATTGGAAATGTCTATGTTCAGTATAGGGAAGAGGATCAAGCAGCTGCTGCAATGAGGGCCTTACAGGGACGGTTCTACTCAGGACGACCTATAATTATCGATTTCTCTCCTGTCACAGACTTTAGGGAAGCCACGTGCCGTCAGTTTGAAGAAAATAGTTGCAACCGTGGTGGATATTGCAATTTCATGCATGTGAAACAAATTGGTAGGGAATTACGGAGGAAGTTGTTTGGCCGGTACCGAAGAACTGGCATGCGAAGAAGTAGAAGTCGGAGTCATAGTCCAAGCCCATATCATAAGAAGAGTTCACGTGATTATGATCGTGGTGACAATCGTGTTCGTGGTGATTATCGTGATCGTGGTGATTATTATGATGGTGGGAGGAGTGGGGACAGACATGGAAGCCATGAAAAAGATGGAGGTAGACGGAGACATGGAAGCCCAAGACGCACTAAGAGTCCAGTTAGGGAAGGAAGCGAGGAACGTAGAGCTAAAATTGAGCGATGGAACCGAGAAAGGGAGCAGAAACAAGGGTGA